In Natronomonas halophila, one DNA window encodes the following:
- the ppsA gene encoding phosphoenolpyruvate synthase: MAVLWLDEIGADDLGAVGGKGASLGEMTAAGLPVPPGFVVTAQTYRTFIEETGIDDELFEAVDVDSDDSEALAEAEARAKELILETELPKPVREDILASYDELDDGKAFVAVRSSATAEDLPDASFAGQQETFLNITREDLIDRVKHCWASLFTQRAIYYRNEQGFEHDVVDIAVVVQKMVAADKSGVMFTSHPSTGEPKIIIEAAWGLGEAVVSGSVSPDNYVVDRETGEMLETTVADKKVQMVKDEATGETVERDVPEDKRHEQVLDRNEIEELIDLGERAEDHYDEPQDIEWAIADGDVYMLQSRPITTISDDAAGEATADGNGNGEGEQLVQGLGASPGISSGPIRIVRKLDQLDKVSEGDIIVTEMTTPDMVPAMKRASGIITDEGGMTSHAAIVARELGAPAVVGAGNASEVLSDGQTVTIDGDKGTVTEGSVEPEEETDAVEEVRPQSPVKPMTATEVKVNVSIPEAAERAAATGADGVGLLRMEHMILSTNKTPERYLEDHGEDAYIDEIVEGVRGVADEFYPRPVRVRTLDAPTDEFRQLEGGEDEPHEHNPMLGYRGIRRSLDRPDVFKYELEAFNRLFDMGYDNVEIMFPLVNDAEDVLQARNLMEEAGIDHEKRRWGVMIETPASALTIEDMATEGIDFASFGTNDLTQYTLAVDRNNEHVADRFDELHPAVLKLIETTIETCREHDIDTSICGQAGSKPEMVQFLVEEGVSSISANIDAVRDVQHEVKRKEQKLLLDSVR; this comes from the coding sequence ATGGCTGTACTCTGGCTGGACGAAATCGGCGCCGACGACCTCGGGGCGGTCGGCGGCAAGGGCGCATCCCTCGGCGAAATGACGGCCGCGGGACTGCCCGTTCCGCCCGGTTTCGTAGTCACCGCGCAGACCTACCGAACGTTCATCGAGGAGACCGGAATCGACGACGAGCTGTTCGAGGCAGTCGACGTCGATTCGGACGATTCCGAGGCGCTGGCCGAAGCGGAGGCCAGAGCGAAGGAACTCATCCTCGAGACGGAACTACCCAAGCCGGTCCGAGAGGACATCCTCGCGTCCTACGACGAACTCGACGATGGCAAGGCGTTCGTCGCGGTTCGGTCCTCCGCGACCGCCGAGGACCTGCCCGATGCCTCCTTTGCGGGTCAACAGGAGACGTTCCTCAACATCACCCGCGAGGACCTCATCGACCGGGTCAAACACTGTTGGGCGTCGCTGTTCACTCAGCGTGCTATCTACTACCGCAACGAGCAGGGCTTCGAACACGACGTCGTCGACATCGCCGTCGTCGTCCAGAAGATGGTCGCCGCCGACAAATCCGGCGTCATGTTCACCTCCCACCCCTCGACCGGTGAGCCGAAAATCATCATCGAGGCCGCGTGGGGGCTCGGCGAGGCCGTCGTCTCCGGGTCGGTCTCCCCGGACAACTACGTCGTCGACCGCGAGACCGGCGAGATGCTGGAGACCACCGTCGCCGACAAGAAGGTCCAGATGGTCAAAGACGAGGCCACCGGCGAGACCGTCGAACGCGACGTGCCCGAGGACAAACGGCACGAACAGGTCCTCGACCGGAACGAAATCGAGGAACTCATCGACCTCGGCGAGCGCGCCGAGGACCACTACGACGAACCGCAGGACATCGAGTGGGCCATCGCGGACGGCGACGTCTACATGCTGCAGTCCCGTCCGATTACGACGATTTCCGACGATGCCGCCGGGGAAGCGACCGCCGACGGCAACGGCAACGGCGAGGGCGAGCAACTCGTCCAGGGCCTCGGCGCCTCGCCTGGCATCTCCTCTGGTCCGATCCGCATCGTCCGCAAACTCGACCAGCTCGACAAGGTCAGCGAGGGCGACATCATCGTCACCGAGATGACGACGCCCGACATGGTGCCCGCGATGAAACGCGCCAGCGGCATCATCACCGACGAGGGCGGCATGACCAGCCACGCCGCCATCGTCGCCCGCGAACTCGGCGCTCCGGCAGTCGTCGGCGCCGGCAACGCCAGCGAAGTCCTCAGTGACGGCCAAACCGTCACCATCGACGGCGACAAGGGCACCGTCACCGAGGGGTCGGTCGAACCCGAAGAGGAGACCGACGCCGTCGAGGAGGTCCGTCCGCAGAGTCCCGTCAAGCCGATGACGGCAACCGAAGTGAAGGTCAACGTCTCCATTCCGGAGGCCGCCGAACGCGCCGCCGCGACCGGCGCCGACGGCGTCGGCCTGCTCCGGATGGAACACATGATTCTCTCGACGAACAAGACGCCCGAGCGCTACCTCGAAGACCACGGCGAGGACGCCTACATCGACGAAATCGTCGAGGGCGTCCGCGGCGTGGCCGACGAGTTCTACCCCCGCCCCGTTCGCGTTCGCACCCTCGACGCGCCGACCGACGAGTTCCGGCAACTCGAAGGCGGCGAGGACGAACCCCACGAGCACAACCCAATGTTGGGCTACCGTGGCATCCGTCGGAGCCTCGACCGGCCGGACGTCTTCAAATACGAACTGGAGGCGTTCAACCGACTCTTCGACATGGGTTACGACAACGTCGAAATCATGTTCCCGCTGGTCAACGACGCCGAGGACGTCCTGCAGGCGCGGAACCTGATGGAAGAAGCCGGCATCGACCACGAGAAACGCCGCTGGGGTGTCATGATCGAGACGCCCGCCTCGGCGCTGACCATCGAGGACATGGCCACCGAGGGCATCGACTTCGCCTCCTTCGGCACCAACGACCTCACCCAGTACACCCTCGCGGTCGACCGGAACAACGAGCACGTCGCCGACCGCTTCGACGAACTCCACCCCGCGGTGCTGAAACTCATCGAGACGACCATCGAGACCTGCCGCGAACACGACATCGACACGTCGATTTGTGGGCAGGCCGGGTCCAAGCCGGAGATGGTCCAGTTCCTCGTCGAGGAGGGCGTCTCCTCAATCTCCGCGAACATCGACGCCGTCCGCGATGTCCAACACGAGGTCAAGCGGAAAGAGCAGAAACTGCTGCTGGATTCGGTCCGCTAA
- the mfnA gene encoding tyrosine decarboxylase MfnA translates to MQRAEPQDFSRVLSSMCTEPHPSAREAAERFLATNPGDPGTYETVAKLEREAVDMLGEVAGLPDAAGYISSGGTEANIQAVRIARNRGDTRNPNFVAPASAHFSFRKAADILGVELRTAPLEDYRANLDGVAELIDDDTVLVVGVAGTTEYGRVDPIPALADMANDVDALCHVDAAWGGFVLPFTAHAWNFDDADIDTMTIDPHKMGQAAVPAGGLLARGPELLDELAIDTPYLESTSQVTLTGTRSGAGVASAVAAMEELWPEGYEAQYRRSQTNADWLAAEVRSRGFDVVSPVLPIVAMDFSRDRIAELRDHGWRISPTENGEARVVCMPHVTRPMLQEFLDDLDRLS, encoded by the coding sequence ATGCAGCGGGCCGAACCGCAGGATTTCAGCCGAGTGCTGTCGTCGATGTGCACGGAGCCACATCCGTCGGCCCGTGAGGCGGCCGAACGCTTCCTCGCGACCAACCCCGGCGACCCCGGCACCTACGAAACGGTCGCCAAACTCGAACGCGAAGCCGTCGACATGCTCGGGGAGGTGGCCGGCCTGCCCGACGCGGCGGGCTACATCTCCTCGGGCGGCACCGAGGCCAACATTCAGGCGGTCCGCATCGCTCGCAACCGCGGCGACACTCGCAACCCGAACTTCGTTGCGCCCGCCTCCGCGCACTTTTCCTTCCGCAAGGCCGCGGACATCCTCGGCGTCGAGTTACGGACCGCGCCGCTCGAAGACTACCGCGCGAACCTCGACGGCGTCGCCGAACTCATCGACGACGACACCGTGCTGGTCGTCGGCGTCGCCGGCACCACCGAATACGGCCGCGTCGACCCGATTCCCGCCTTGGCGGACATGGCCAACGACGTCGACGCGCTCTGTCACGTCGACGCCGCGTGGGGTGGGTTCGTCCTGCCGTTTACCGCCCACGCGTGGAACTTCGATGACGCCGACATCGACACGATGACCATCGACCCCCACAAGATGGGGCAGGCGGCAGTCCCTGCCGGCGGCCTGCTGGCCCGCGGGCCGGAACTGCTGGACGAACTCGCCATCGATACGCCGTATCTGGAATCCACCTCGCAGGTGACGCTGACGGGGACCCGCAGCGGCGCGGGCGTCGCAAGCGCCGTCGCCGCGATGGAGGAGTTGTGGCCCGAGGGCTACGAGGCCCAGTACCGTCGCTCTCAGACCAACGCCGACTGGCTGGCTGCCGAGGTCCGTTCCCGCGGCTTCGATGTCGTCTCGCCCGTCCTCCCCATCGTCGCGATGGATTTCTCCCGGGACCGCATCGCCGAACTGCGCGACCACGGCTGGCGCATCTCGCCGACCGAAAACGGCGAGGCCCGCGTGGTCTGTATGCCCCACGTCACCCGGCCGATGCTGCAGGAGTTCCTCGACGACCTCGACCGACTGTCCTAA